A genomic stretch from Desertibacillus haloalkaliphilus includes:
- a CDS encoding flagellar basal body rod C-terminal domain-containing protein, with product AYRSFEANQRVLQAYDQSMEKAVNEIGRIG from the coding sequence GTGCATACCGGTCGTTTGAAGCAAACCAACGAGTGCTTCAAGCGTATGATCAAAGCATGGAAAAAGCAGTGAATGAAATAGGACGAATAGGGTAA